In Hahella sp. KA22, one genomic interval encodes:
- the hutH gene encoding histidine ammonia-lyase: MNELLINPGQLTLADLRKVSRGPVKLSLSEDAYRVMDKSHEAVARVMREGRVVYGVNTGFGLLANTRIAEDQLEVLQRSIVLSHAAGTGDFMDDATVRLMMTLKINALARGYSGIRSLVVDALIKLVNAEVYPIVPKKGSVGASGDLAPLAHMSCVLLGEGQARHDGKIVDAMTALDIAGLQPVTLAPKEGLALLNGTQASTAFTLEGLFFAEDLYAAATVTGAMSVEAALGSRTPFDPRIHDARGQKGQIDAAVMYRHLLADTSEIAQSHSNCGKVQDPYSLRCQPQVMGACLTQIRNAAEVLQAEANAVSDNPLVFADEDDILSGGNFHAEPVAMAADNLALALAEIGSLSERRMALLIDPNMSKLPPFLVDNGGVNSGFMIAQVTSAALASENKCLSHPSSVDSLPTSANQEDHVSMATYAGRRLTDMADNTRGILAIEILAATQGMDFRSPLKSSALVEKARKSVRQVVPFYDHDRYFGPDIEQAKQLLASAVFNEWLPQGMMVSF, translated from the coding sequence GTGAATGAGCTGTTAATTAACCCCGGTCAACTTACCTTGGCGGATCTGCGCAAAGTCAGCCGCGGCCCGGTGAAACTGTCACTGAGCGAAGACGCCTACCGCGTCATGGATAAATCCCACGAAGCCGTCGCTCGCGTCATGCGCGAAGGCCGCGTGGTCTATGGCGTTAACACCGGGTTTGGCCTGCTGGCCAACACCCGTATCGCCGAAGATCAACTGGAAGTGCTGCAGCGCTCCATCGTACTGTCTCACGCAGCAGGCACCGGCGACTTCATGGACGACGCTACTGTGCGCCTGATGATGACGCTGAAAATCAATGCGCTGGCGCGGGGCTACTCCGGCATTCGCAGCCTGGTGGTGGATGCGCTAATCAAGCTGGTGAATGCTGAAGTCTATCCGATTGTGCCCAAGAAAGGCTCCGTAGGCGCTTCCGGCGATTTGGCCCCACTGGCGCATATGAGCTGCGTGCTGCTGGGCGAAGGCCAGGCCAGACATGACGGCAAAATCGTCGACGCCATGACCGCCCTGGATATCGCCGGCCTGCAGCCTGTCACCCTGGCGCCGAAAGAAGGTCTTGCTCTGCTCAACGGCACGCAGGCCTCCACGGCGTTCACCCTGGAAGGCTTGTTCTTCGCTGAAGATCTGTACGCGGCGGCCACTGTTACCGGCGCAATGAGCGTGGAGGCCGCCCTGGGCAGCCGCACTCCTTTCGATCCTCGTATTCATGACGCCCGCGGCCAGAAAGGCCAGATCGACGCGGCGGTCATGTATCGCCACTTGCTGGCGGACACCAGTGAGATCGCGCAGAGCCACAGCAACTGCGGCAAGGTGCAGGACCCTTACTCTCTGCGCTGCCAGCCTCAGGTCATGGGCGCCTGTTTGACGCAAATCCGCAACGCGGCGGAAGTACTGCAGGCGGAAGCCAATGCGGTGTCCGATAATCCGCTGGTATTCGCCGACGAAGACGACATTCTGTCCGGCGGCAACTTCCACGCGGAGCCAGTCGCCATGGCGGCGGACAATCTGGCGCTGGCGCTGGCGGAAATCGGTTCTCTGTCCGAACGCCGTATGGCCCTGTTGATCGATCCGAACATGTCCAAGTTGCCGCCTTTCCTAGTGGACAACGGCGGCGTGAATTCCGGTTTCATGATCGCACAGGTGACCAGCGCCGCGCTGGCCAGCGAGAACAAATGTCTGTCCCACCCTTCCAGCGTGGACAGCCTGCCGACATCCGCCAACCAGGAAGACCACGTGTCCATGGCGACCTACGCCGGCCGTCGTCTGACCGACATGGCGGACAACACCCGCGGCATTCTCGCCATTGAGATTCTGGCCGCCACTCAGGGCATGGATTTCCGCAGCCCGTTGAAGTCCTCTGCATTGGTGGAGAAAGCGCGCAAGTCAGTGCGTCAGGTGGTGCCGTTCTACGATCACGACCGTTACTTCGGCCCAGACATCGAACAAGCCAAGCAACTGCTGGCCTCCGCTGTCTTCAACGAGTGGCTGCCGCAAGGCATGATGGTCAGCTTCTAA
- the hutU gene encoding urocanate hydratase → MKDPRHDDQREIRAPRGSELNAKSWLTEAPLRMLMNNLDPEVAEHPKFLVVYGGIGRAARDWECFDKIVEVLKRLEDDETLLVQSGKPVGVFKTHADAPRVLIANSNLVPHWANWEHFNELDKKGLMMYGQMTAGSWIYIGSQGIVQGTYETFVSVAKQHFNGEAHGRWILTGGLGGMGGAQPLAATMAGFCMLAVDCDPSRIEFRLRTRYLDKQAKDLDEALAMIEDAKKSGEAISIGLLGNAADVYAELVRRGVTPDVVTDQTSAHDPLNGYLPQGWTMEHAAEMRLKDPAAVVKAAKQSMAVQVQAMLALQEAGAATLDYGNNIRQMALEEGVKNAFDFPGFVPAYIRPLFCEGVGPFRWAALSGDPEDIYKTDAKVKELIPDNPHLHNWLDMARERISFQGLPARICWVGLKDRARLGLAFNEMVRNGELKAPVVIGRDHLDSGSVASPNRETESMMDGSDAVSDWPLLNAMLNVAGGATWVSLHHGGGVGMGFSQHSGVVIVCDGSEAADQRIARVLRNDPGTGVMRHADAGYDIARNCAKENNLDLPMLKD, encoded by the coding sequence ATGAAAGATCCTCGCCATGACGACCAGAGAGAGATCCGCGCCCCACGCGGCTCAGAGTTGAACGCCAAGTCCTGGTTGACCGAAGCGCCGCTGCGCATGCTGATGAACAATCTGGACCCGGAAGTCGCCGAGCACCCTAAATTCCTGGTGGTGTATGGCGGCATCGGCCGCGCCGCCCGCGACTGGGAATGCTTCGACAAAATCGTGGAAGTGCTGAAGCGCCTGGAAGATGACGAGACGCTGTTGGTGCAATCCGGCAAACCGGTAGGCGTATTCAAGACTCACGCCGACGCGCCCCGCGTTCTGATCGCTAACTCCAACCTGGTGCCCCACTGGGCCAACTGGGAACACTTCAACGAGCTGGATAAGAAAGGCCTGATGATGTACGGCCAGATGACCGCCGGCTCCTGGATCTACATCGGTTCTCAGGGCATTGTGCAGGGCACTTACGAGACTTTCGTTTCCGTCGCCAAGCAACATTTCAACGGTGAAGCCCACGGCAGATGGATTCTGACCGGCGGTCTGGGCGGCATGGGCGGCGCGCAGCCCCTGGCGGCGACCATGGCCGGCTTCTGCATGCTGGCGGTGGATTGCGATCCCAGCCGCATCGAGTTCCGTCTTCGCACGCGCTACCTGGATAAACAGGCGAAGGATCTGGACGAAGCGTTGGCGATGATCGAAGACGCCAAAAAGAGCGGCGAAGCGATTTCTATCGGCTTATTGGGCAACGCAGCGGACGTATACGCGGAGCTGGTCAGGCGCGGCGTTACTCCTGACGTGGTCACCGACCAGACTTCCGCTCACGACCCGCTGAACGGCTACCTGCCGCAAGGCTGGACTATGGAGCACGCAGCGGAAATGCGTCTGAAAGACCCTGCCGCCGTGGTTAAAGCGGCCAAGCAATCCATGGCGGTGCAAGTGCAAGCCATGCTGGCGTTACAGGAAGCCGGCGCGGCGACTCTGGACTACGGCAACAACATCCGTCAGATGGCGCTGGAAGAAGGGGTGAAGAACGCATTCGATTTCCCCGGTTTTGTGCCCGCTTACATTCGTCCCCTGTTCTGCGAAGGCGTAGGGCCTTTCCGCTGGGCGGCGCTATCCGGCGACCCGGAGGACATCTACAAAACTGACGCCAAGGTCAAAGAACTGATTCCCGACAATCCGCACTTGCACAACTGGCTGGATATGGCGCGCGAGCGCATCAGCTTCCAGGGTCTGCCGGCGCGTATCTGCTGGGTGGGCCTGAAAGACCGCGCCCGTCTGGGTCTGGCCTTCAACGAAATGGTGCGTAACGGCGAACTGAAAGCGCCTGTAGTTATCGGCCGCGACCACCTGGATTCCGGCTCCGTCGCCAGCCCCAACCGGGAAACTGAGAGCATGATGGACGGTTCCGACGCAGTTTCCGACTGGCCATTGCTGAACGCCATGCTGAACGTCGCCGGCGGCGCCACCTGGGTGTCTCTGCATCACGGCGGCGGTGTAGGGATGGGCTTCAGCCAGCATTCCGGCGTGGTGATCGTCTGTGACGGCAGCGAAGCGGCGGATCAGCGTATCGCTCGCGTGCTGCGCAACGATCCCGGCACTGGCGTAATGCGCCATGCCGATGCGGGTTACGACATCGCTCGTAATTGCGCCAAAGAAAACAACCTCGACTTGCCGATGCTGAAAGACTAA
- the hutG gene encoding formimidoylglutamase, giving the protein MSETKVWSGRIDSADGPAAVRWHQQVRAPQEDSPAGVSLIGYPCDLGVYINKGRVGAANGPDEIIKALANLPWRLSRPVYDCGNIQWEGELEDAQAALANKVFKQLQAGHNPIVLGGGHDVAWGSFQGLRRHLDQAAPDKVLGILNLDAHFDLRSDSEGASSGTPFQQIAKYCKNTGKPFHYAVFGISEYANTQALFDRADKLGVTYLKDTHCGFTQLGPMLRALDAFLSKVDCLYLTIDLDVLPAATAPGVSAPAAYGVPLEIVEAMLDAIQRKALPVLMADIAEYNPTYDIDSRTARVAARLAARLAGLLGKPTTKA; this is encoded by the coding sequence ATGTCTGAGACAAAAGTCTGGTCAGGACGCATCGACAGCGCCGACGGCCCCGCCGCCGTACGCTGGCACCAGCAAGTTCGCGCACCGCAGGAAGACAGTCCGGCGGGCGTGTCGTTGATCGGCTATCCCTGCGATCTCGGCGTCTATATCAATAAAGGCCGCGTGGGCGCCGCGAACGGCCCTGACGAAATCATCAAAGCCCTGGCGAACCTGCCCTGGCGCCTTTCCCGGCCGGTTTATGACTGCGGCAACATTCAGTGGGAAGGCGAACTGGAAGACGCCCAGGCGGCGCTGGCCAACAAAGTATTCAAACAGCTGCAGGCGGGGCACAATCCTATCGTATTGGGCGGCGGACATGACGTCGCCTGGGGCAGCTTTCAAGGTCTGCGTCGGCACCTGGATCAAGCAGCGCCGGACAAAGTGCTCGGCATTCTGAATCTGGACGCTCATTTCGATCTGCGCAGCGACAGCGAAGGGGCCAGCTCCGGCACGCCTTTCCAGCAAATCGCCAAGTACTGCAAGAACACCGGCAAGCCATTCCACTACGCCGTATTCGGCATCAGTGAATACGCCAATACCCAGGCCTTGTTCGACCGCGCCGACAAACTTGGCGTCACCTATTTGAAGGACACCCATTGCGGCTTCACCCAATTGGGGCCGATGCTGCGCGCCCTGGACGCGTTCTTGAGCAAAGTGGACTGCCTGTACCTGACGATTGATTTGGACGTACTGCCCGCAGCCACCGCCCCTGGCGTCAGCGCCCCCGCCGCCTACGGCGTACCACTGGAAATCGTCGAGGCCATGCTGGACGCCATTCAGCGCAAAGCGCTGCCGGTGTTGATGGCGGATATCGCCGAATATAACCCGACTTACGATATTGACAGCAGAACCGCCCGCGTCGCCGCACGACTCGCCGCGCGCCTGGCCGGTCTGCTGGGCAAACCAACAACAAAAGCGTAG
- the hutI gene encoding imidazolonepropionase: MDWWINARIATLDPDAQHAYGLLENHALGVAHGNIEAIVPMSEWDGGASDNITDANGRLITPGLVDCHTHLVYGGDRAAEFEMRLQGVSYADIAKQGGGIISTVRATRAATEKELLQQSEKRLLALLREGVTTVEIKSGYGLDLESELKMLHVARRLGQRYPVNIRTTLLAAHALPPEYAGRSDDYISWICEEALPMAHEQKLADAVDVFCESIAFTPEQCRRVFEAAQKLGLPVKGHMEQLTLSGGSALAAEFNALSVDHVEYLDEAGVQAIAASGTVATLLPGAFYFLRETQRPPMELLRRHKVPMALATDLNPGSCPLASMRLMMNMGCTFFGMTPEETLAGVTRHGAKALGMQDRIGRLAPGMAADFIVWDCQHPAQLSYEFGVTGPHQRVFHGEIHNV; this comes from the coding sequence ATGGATTGGTGGATCAACGCCAGGATCGCCACCCTTGATCCTGACGCCCAACACGCTTACGGACTGCTGGAAAACCACGCACTCGGCGTGGCGCACGGCAATATCGAAGCCATCGTTCCCATGTCTGAATGGGATGGCGGCGCGTCCGATAACATTACTGACGCCAATGGCCGCCTTATTACCCCCGGCCTGGTGGATTGTCATACCCATCTGGTTTACGGCGGCGACCGCGCCGCTGAGTTCGAAATGCGCTTGCAAGGCGTTTCCTACGCGGATATCGCCAAGCAGGGCGGCGGCATAATTTCTACCGTGCGCGCCACCCGCGCAGCCACCGAGAAAGAGCTGTTGCAACAGTCCGAGAAACGCTTGCTGGCCTTACTGCGCGAAGGCGTGACCACCGTGGAGATCAAATCCGGCTATGGCCTGGACCTGGAATCAGAGCTGAAGATGCTGCACGTAGCGCGACGTCTGGGGCAGCGCTATCCGGTCAACATCCGCACCACCCTGTTGGCGGCTCACGCCTTGCCTCCCGAATACGCCGGCCGCTCCGACGACTATATCTCCTGGATCTGCGAAGAAGCCCTGCCCATGGCCCATGAGCAAAAGCTCGCTGACGCCGTGGACGTATTCTGTGAATCCATCGCTTTCACCCCAGAGCAATGCCGCCGGGTGTTCGAAGCCGCACAGAAACTGGGCCTGCCGGTGAAAGGCCACATGGAGCAACTGACGTTGAGCGGCGGCAGCGCGCTGGCGGCCGAATTCAACGCGCTTTCCGTCGACCATGTGGAATATCTGGACGAAGCCGGCGTACAAGCTATCGCGGCCTCCGGCACGGTGGCGACGCTGCTGCCCGGCGCCTTTTATTTTTTACGGGAAACCCAGCGTCCGCCCATGGAGTTGCTGCGCAGGCACAAAGTTCCCATGGCTCTGGCCACTGATCTCAATCCCGGCTCCTGCCCTCTGGCGTCGATGCGCCTGATGATGAACATGGGCTGCACCTTCTTTGGCATGACGCCGGAAGAAACGCTCGCCGGCGTCACGCGCCATGGCGCCAAGGCGCTCGGCATGCAGGACCGCATCGGGCGTCTGGCGCCGGGCATGGCGGCGGATTTCATTGTCTGGGATTGCCAGCACCCGGCTCAGTTGAGCTACGAATTCGGCGTCACCGGTCCGCATCAACGCGTTTTTCATGGAGAAATTCACAATGTCTGA
- the hutC gene encoding histidine utilization repressor → MSSKPRFQQVKDFIVSGIESQRYVVGGRIPTEMQLAQQFQVSRMTVHKAIRDLVNEGRLVRYQGQGTFVNDAKPTSSFQDIRNIAEEIKARGHKYSARIVKQEQLCASSNVAVQLGIKTGVAVFHTLIVHLEDGVPVQLEDRYINPLLAPEYLDQDFSVVTPNQYLTSVYPVSDVEHIIEAVLAAPDQCELLEINISEPCLRIYRRTWSRQQLVSSAHLTYPGSRYRLQSDSHFS, encoded by the coding sequence GTGTCATCCAAACCCCGGTTTCAGCAGGTTAAAGACTTCATCGTCAGCGGCATTGAGAGCCAGCGCTATGTGGTCGGCGGGCGCATTCCCACGGAAATGCAGCTGGCGCAGCAGTTTCAGGTTAGCCGCATGACTGTGCACAAGGCGATACGGGACCTGGTGAACGAAGGGCGTCTGGTGAGATATCAAGGGCAAGGCACCTTCGTCAACGACGCCAAGCCCACCTCTTCTTTTCAGGATATCCGCAATATCGCGGAAGAAATCAAAGCCCGGGGGCATAAGTACAGCGCACGCATCGTCAAGCAGGAGCAATTGTGCGCCTCCTCTAATGTGGCGGTACAGTTGGGCATTAAAACCGGCGTAGCGGTGTTTCACACTTTAATCGTCCATCTGGAAGACGGGGTGCCGGTGCAACTGGAAGATCGCTACATCAACCCTTTGCTGGCGCCGGAGTATCTGGACCAGGATTTTTCCGTGGTCACGCCCAACCAATACCTTACGTCCGTTTATCCGGTTTCCGATGTGGAGCATATTATTGAAGCGGTGCTGGCGGCCCCGGATCAGTGTGAGCTGCTGGAAATCAATATCAGTGAGCCCTGCCTGCGCATCTACCGTCGCACCTGGAGCCGTCAGCAATTAGTCAGCAGCGCCCATCTGACTTATCCTGGCAGCCGCTATCGCCTGCAATCCGACAGTCACTTTTCATAG
- a CDS encoding DNA glycosylase AlkZ-like family protein, whose product MSQALSLFHPLIAEWFTANLGAPTDIQTKAWPRIASGEHCLITAPTGSGKTLTAFLWALNRFATGELQPGRTRVLYISPLKALNNDIRNNLSRPLAELTACFERQGEPFPVIRAQTRSGDTPSGERRQMLRQPPEILITTPESLNLLLSSQSGLTLLQDLDTVIIDEAHSLLGVKRGAYLISAVERLVDLSGEFQRIALSATINPISVAADFIAGYELEVAQPDYARHPQYRKRLITLVESNAAKHYRLSVNYPAAIAHRGADKHLWDALAETLLTRIQGNRATLIFTNNRALCEKLTYKINQAADAMVAYAHHGSLSREIRTEVEQRLKGGELAAIVATSSLEMGIDIGALDEVVLVQTAGSVAAAIQRVGRAGHNVGDVSVGSLFPTHPQDFLESAVLAKAIMERDLEPVRPLQCPLDVLAQIIISMTGVATWDLDELYAHLRMSSVYHPLPRRQFDLLIDMLAGRYAESRIRELQARISVDRLDNTVTARPGALLSLYQSGGVIPDRGYFHLRHQDSSARIGELDEEFVWEAKIGQSFTLGAQFWQIQKITHNDVFVLPAKAGASTPPFWKAESISRNFHFSERIGLFLKYLDTDLDATDLNATLQSQYYMTEEAADSLLDFLRRQRAHTGRPLPHRHHLLVEIVESILGHSHGRQMVLHTGWGAEVNRPWGMALEAAWLESFGEQPVVYVSNECIVLQMPEEIPVETILSLVSPERIEALLRARLEGSGFFGARFRECAGRALLLSKGKFNERRPLWMSRLQSQKLLNSVLKYEDFPILLETWRTCLQDEFDISALKQLLEELQTGQIQWSVANTRTPSPMAQNIAWEQVNLYMYKDDSPTSDKTSNLSEDLLRELLYNDELRPTVNAELCRRFEHKRQRLTPGYAPDSARDLLDWVKERGAIPDSEWRELLARIESESGKEALQDMLAATEAKLIRLEHRGARIMAARENQASLAQAFYPETGEDAESDALFDTLLGEWLRFYGPVSFSEISCWLGVDPQRLQRALDDLVEARAIVAGPLIEGNTELRYCDRENFEILLHMARKEATPEFAPLPLEQLPLFLHCWQTQACERDDDPHERLFDILQRLQGTPAPAALWENEILPARLPDYNPALLDHLFQESDLEWLGVEEGKTLFCFNADLDLLDAPAPLNEAAASELQALFPDADSRYDFQALSGKSGLDNTALTECLWGWVWKQRVHNDTFAALRRGVENQFTIPDLPAQSSGRPPSRRRAMRHSFAQSKQAANSPGTWRQVRWPLRQEDPITEQERGKDRARLLLSRYGVVFRELLQRELPEMRWSAVFRCLRLMELSREIIGGYFFKDIPGPQFITPIALQMLQNSLPQTRVHWLNASDPMSLCGLGLPGLKQRLPKRLDSIHMAFRGPELIMTSRRNGKQLDITIAPDHPDIDACLAPLRNLLYRPHQPLKSINLETINGEKATDSPYLIPLSRMFDVQKGYKDVALNRKLL is encoded by the coding sequence ATGTCCCAGGCGCTGTCTTTATTTCATCCACTTATCGCGGAATGGTTCACCGCCAACCTGGGCGCGCCTACGGATATTCAAACCAAAGCCTGGCCGCGCATCGCTTCCGGCGAGCACTGCCTGATCACAGCCCCCACCGGCAGCGGTAAAACCCTCACCGCCTTTCTCTGGGCCCTCAATCGCTTCGCCACCGGTGAGCTGCAACCGGGGCGCACGCGCGTACTCTACATTTCGCCACTGAAAGCGCTGAATAACGATATCCGCAATAATCTTAGCCGCCCGCTGGCGGAGCTGACAGCCTGCTTTGAGCGCCAAGGCGAGCCCTTCCCGGTTATCCGCGCACAGACCCGCAGCGGCGATACCCCCTCAGGCGAGCGCCGCCAGATGCTACGGCAACCACCGGAGATTCTCATCACCACGCCGGAAAGCCTCAACCTGCTGCTGAGTTCGCAAAGCGGCCTCACCCTGCTGCAGGATCTGGATACGGTCATCATTGATGAAGCGCACTCCCTGCTTGGCGTCAAACGGGGCGCTTACCTGATCTCCGCCGTGGAGCGTCTGGTGGATCTGTCCGGTGAGTTTCAGCGCATCGCCCTGTCCGCCACTATCAACCCCATCTCCGTCGCCGCGGACTTTATCGCCGGCTACGAACTGGAGGTCGCCCAGCCGGACTACGCGCGCCACCCTCAATACCGCAAGCGCCTGATTACACTGGTGGAATCCAACGCCGCCAAGCATTACCGGCTCAGCGTCAATTATCCGGCCGCCATCGCCCATCGCGGGGCGGACAAACACCTCTGGGACGCCCTGGCGGAAACCCTGCTGACGCGAATTCAGGGCAACCGGGCCACGCTGATCTTCACCAATAATCGCGCCCTGTGTGAAAAGCTCACCTACAAGATCAATCAGGCGGCGGACGCGATGGTGGCTTACGCGCACCACGGCTCGCTGTCGCGAGAGATCCGTACAGAGGTGGAGCAGCGCCTCAAGGGAGGCGAACTGGCCGCCATCGTCGCCACCAGCTCCCTGGAGATGGGTATTGATATTGGCGCCCTGGACGAAGTCGTACTGGTGCAGACCGCCGGTTCGGTGGCGGCGGCGATCCAGCGCGTGGGGCGGGCCGGACATAATGTCGGCGACGTCAGCGTCGGTTCTCTGTTTCCCACGCACCCGCAGGACTTTCTGGAATCCGCCGTGCTGGCCAAAGCCATCATGGAAAGAGACCTGGAGCCAGTACGACCGCTGCAATGTCCCCTTGATGTGCTGGCGCAGATAATTATCTCCATGACCGGGGTCGCAACCTGGGACCTGGACGAACTCTACGCGCATTTGCGCATGTCCAGCGTTTACCACCCTTTGCCCCGCCGCCAGTTTGATCTGCTGATTGACATGCTGGCGGGGCGTTATGCGGAGAGTCGTATCCGTGAACTGCAGGCGCGCATATCTGTGGATCGCCTGGACAATACGGTCACGGCGCGACCGGGCGCGTTGCTCTCGCTGTATCAGTCCGGGGGCGTGATACCGGATCGCGGCTATTTTCATCTGCGCCATCAGGACAGCAGCGCCCGCATCGGCGAGCTGGACGAAGAGTTTGTCTGGGAGGCGAAAATCGGACAAAGTTTCACTCTGGGCGCGCAATTCTGGCAGATTCAGAAAATCACCCACAACGATGTGTTCGTGCTTCCCGCCAAAGCCGGCGCGTCTACGCCGCCGTTCTGGAAAGCCGAATCCATCAGCCGCAACTTCCATTTTTCCGAGCGCATCGGCCTGTTCCTCAAGTATCTCGACACTGACCTGGACGCCACTGACCTCAACGCCACCCTGCAATCGCAATACTACATGACGGAAGAGGCGGCGGACTCCCTGCTGGATTTCCTGCGCCGTCAACGGGCGCACACGGGACGCCCTCTGCCGCATCGTCACCATCTGTTAGTGGAGATCGTCGAGTCTATCCTGGGACACAGCCACGGCCGTCAGATGGTGCTGCATACCGGTTGGGGCGCGGAAGTGAACCGCCCCTGGGGCATGGCGCTTGAAGCCGCCTGGCTGGAGTCCTTCGGCGAGCAGCCGGTGGTGTATGTCAGTAACGAGTGCATCGTCCTGCAGATGCCTGAGGAGATTCCCGTGGAAACCATTCTCTCTCTGGTTTCCCCGGAGCGGATAGAGGCTCTGTTACGCGCCCGTCTGGAAGGTTCCGGCTTTTTCGGCGCCCGTTTCCGAGAGTGCGCAGGCCGGGCGTTGCTGCTCAGCAAAGGCAAATTCAACGAGCGTCGTCCTTTGTGGATGAGTCGCTTACAGTCGCAGAAATTGCTGAACTCCGTGCTCAAGTACGAAGACTTCCCCATTCTGTTGGAAACCTGGCGCACCTGCCTGCAGGATGAGTTTGATATAAGCGCGTTAAAACAGCTGCTGGAGGAACTCCAGACCGGGCAGATTCAATGGTCCGTCGCCAACACCCGGACGCCCAGCCCCATGGCGCAGAATATCGCCTGGGAACAGGTCAACCTGTACATGTACAAGGACGACTCGCCCACCTCGGACAAGACCTCCAATCTCAGCGAGGACCTGCTGCGGGAGCTGCTGTATAACGATGAACTGCGTCCCACCGTAAACGCGGAGCTATGTCGTCGCTTTGAGCATAAACGCCAGCGCCTGACGCCGGGGTATGCGCCAGACAGCGCGCGGGACCTGTTGGACTGGGTCAAAGAGCGCGGCGCCATTCCGGATTCAGAATGGCGCGAGTTACTCGCCCGCATTGAGTCAGAGTCTGGTAAGGAGGCGCTGCAAGACATGCTGGCGGCGACGGAGGCCAAGCTCATTCGCCTGGAACATCGTGGCGCCCGGATTATGGCGGCGCGTGAAAACCAAGCTTCCCTCGCACAGGCGTTCTACCCGGAAACAGGCGAGGATGCGGAATCCGATGCGCTCTTCGATACGCTGCTGGGCGAATGGCTGCGTTTTTACGGTCCAGTATCCTTCTCGGAGATAAGCTGCTGGCTCGGCGTCGATCCACAGCGCCTGCAACGGGCTCTCGACGATCTGGTGGAAGCGCGCGCAATCGTGGCGGGCCCGCTGATCGAAGGGAACACTGAGCTGCGCTACTGCGACCGGGAGAACTTCGAAATACTCCTGCATATGGCGCGCAAGGAAGCCACGCCGGAATTCGCTCCCCTCCCCTTAGAGCAGCTTCCCCTGTTCTTACATTGCTGGCAGACCCAGGCGTGTGAACGTGATGACGATCCCCATGAGCGACTCTTCGATATTTTGCAGCGCCTGCAGGGAACGCCCGCTCCCGCCGCGCTGTGGGAGAATGAAATACTCCCCGCGCGATTGCCGGACTACAACCCGGCCTTGCTGGATCACCTGTTTCAGGAGTCCGACCTGGAGTGGCTGGGCGTAGAGGAAGGCAAAACTCTCTTCTGCTTCAACGCCGATCTGGATCTGCTTGACGCCCCCGCCCCTCTGAATGAAGCAGCCGCCAGCGAACTGCAGGCCCTGTTTCCAGACGCCGACAGCCGTTACGACTTCCAGGCCCTCTCAGGGAAAAGCGGACTGGACAACACTGCGCTGACGGAATGCTTATGGGGCTGGGTATGGAAGCAACGCGTCCACAATGACACCTTCGCCGCGTTGCGCAGAGGAGTGGAAAATCAGTTCACTATTCCCGACCTGCCCGCTCAGAGCTCCGGCAGACCTCCTTCGCGCCGGCGGGCCATGCGCCATTCCTTCGCCCAGTCAAAACAGGCGGCGAACAGTCCCGGAACATGGCGCCAGGTACGCTGGCCCCTGCGGCAGGAAGATCCGATAACGGAACAGGAGCGCGGCAAAGATCGCGCGCGCCTGCTGTTAAGTCGCTATGGCGTGGTATTTCGCGAGCTTCTGCAAAGAGAGCTTCCGGAAATGCGCTGGAGCGCGGTGTTTCGCTGTCTGCGTCTGATGGAGCTATCCAGAGAAATTATCGGAGGCTACTTTTTCAAAGATATCCCCGGCCCACAGTTCATTACCCCCATAGCCCTGCAAATGCTGCAGAACAGCCTGCCGCAGACGCGCGTCCACTGGCTCAACGCCAGCGATCCCATGTCTCTTTGCGGGCTGGGTCTGCCGGGCCTGAAACAGCGACTGCCGAAGCGTTTGGACTCCATCCATATGGCGTTTAGGGGGCCGGAGCTGATCATGACTTCTCGCCGCAATGGCAAACAGCTGGACATCACAATTGCGCCAGACCATCCAGATATCGACGCCTGTCTGGCGCCATTACGCAATCTGCTGTATCGCCCCCATCAGCCGCTCAAAAGCATCAACCTGGAAACCATTAACGGCGAGAAAGCCACAGACAGTCCTTACCTTATCCCTTTGAGCCGGATGTTCGACGTGCAGAAGGGATACAAAGACGTCGCGCTCAACCGCAAACTGCTGTGA